A genomic region of Pirellulales bacterium contains the following coding sequences:
- a CDS encoding tetratricopeptide repeat protein, which produces MSYVVRHSVCCALWWFAAAAVLAQDAPPTGAGTSNASDPFDPSPFERAVARASSPAYAYQRWRPARRLAIADQQALLPQLAWRSGLVAPGAPFSRLGSVPLGPRWWPGSQNLYSAYYLGPFEPTPFWPGHILGYPYLNAIEQPIGHRITPKDGDIAGGYVYEPVYAQTQPIPSAVGVAPTFELVEPRPLANPPGGGAGLAPARAALARADYAAALAEIERLPQPEQDAGDAWLFRSLAHTALGDYRAASHALHRALVRVPERHWAAAIDDAAVVLPAGEYERLIAALAQSSQLRPRDPEPWFLLGFHEGFQGNINQAIIDLREALDLGVRFRDDEPGQDPLAVRLLNRFLAEQSPTATTGPREF; this is translated from the coding sequence ATGTCGTACGTCGTTCGTCACTCAGTTTGTTGCGCGCTGTGGTGGTTCGCCGCGGCGGCCGTTTTGGCGCAGGACGCGCCGCCAACAGGCGCCGGCACGTCCAATGCGAGCGACCCTTTCGATCCGTCGCCGTTCGAGCGCGCGGTGGCGCGAGCCAGTTCGCCCGCCTACGCCTACCAGCGCTGGCGGCCGGCGCGGCGCCTGGCCATCGCCGATCAACAGGCCCTGTTGCCGCAACTGGCCTGGCGCAGCGGCCTTGTCGCGCCAGGGGCGCCCTTTTCGCGACTTGGCTCCGTTCCGCTCGGTCCGCGCTGGTGGCCCGGCTCGCAAAACCTTTACTCCGCCTACTACTTGGGACCGTTCGAGCCAACTCCGTTCTGGCCCGGCCATATCCTGGGCTACCCCTATCTCAATGCCATCGAGCAGCCGATCGGGCATCGCATCACGCCCAAGGATGGCGACATCGCCGGTGGCTACGTCTACGAACCGGTGTACGCCCAGACGCAGCCCATCCCAAGCGCTGTCGGCGTCGCTCCCACATTCGAGCTGGTGGAGCCGCGACCGCTCGCCAATCCGCCGGGCGGCGGCGCAGGTCTGGCGCCGGCACGCGCCGCGCTAGCGCGCGCCGACTACGCGGCCGCGCTCGCCGAAATCGAGCGTCTTCCCCAGCCCGAACAAGACGCCGGCGACGCCTGGCTCTTCCGCTCGCTTGCGCACACGGCGCTGGGCGACTATCGCGCCGCCTCGCACGCCTTGCACCGGGCGCTGGTCCGCGTGCCAGAGCGCCATTGGGCGGCGGCGATCGACGATGCCGCCGTCGTTTTGCCAGCCGGCGAATACGAGCGGCTCATCGCGGCACTGGCGCAATCGTCCCAGCTTCGGCCACGCGACCCGGAGCCGTGGTTTCTCTTGGGTTTTCACGAAGGTTTTCAAGGCAATATCAATCAGGCGATAATCGACCTTCGCGAAGCGCTCGATCTCGGCGTGCGTTTCCGCGACGACGAGCCCGGCCAAGACCCGCTCGCCGTCCGCCTGTTGAATCGGTTCCTCGCCGAGCAATCGCCCACTGCCACCACCGGACCGAGGGAGTTTTGA
- a CDS encoding YcxB family protein, which produces MTIEFNPYRAPDTLLPESPTSAADVHSVEFDRLPEHIVDLNYYFFRNSPTWRGQISYARNTLLLTAALIIGLGVYFRVNWAIAIGVFVGFCAFLVPLLTRRNMRRQIKGLLNESKGAGRANHRRVTVALDGVVEQTQLAELKVRWPGVDRIDADPNYVYFVYTSVSATIIPRHAFHDTAHVSAFLDAARRWHAAALGGSPFAPAS; this is translated from the coding sequence TTGACAATCGAATTTAATCCCTATCGTGCCCCGGATACTTTACTACCCGAGTCGCCGACAAGTGCGGCAGACGTCCATTCGGTGGAGTTCGACCGTCTGCCGGAGCATATCGTTGATCTCAACTACTACTTTTTCAGAAACTCCCCAACTTGGCGTGGGCAGATCAGCTACGCGAGAAACACGCTGCTGCTGACGGCGGCGCTTATCATTGGATTGGGCGTCTACTTTCGAGTGAATTGGGCGATTGCGATCGGCGTGTTCGTTGGTTTTTGCGCGTTTCTCGTGCCGCTGCTTACACGGCGCAATATGCGTCGACAGATCAAAGGGCTGCTGAACGAGTCCAAGGGCGCGGGGCGCGCGAATCATCGGCGCGTCACCGTCGCGCTGGATGGAGTCGTGGAGCAGACGCAATTGGCGGAACTAAAAGTGCGTTGGCCCGGCGTGGATCGAATCGACGCGGACCCGAACTACGTGTATTTCGTCTATACATCGGTCAGCGCGACGATCATCCCGAGGCACGCATTCCACGATACGGCCCATGTGTCGGCGTTCTTGGATGCCGCTCGTCGCTGGCACGCCGCGGCGCTGGGCGGTTCCCCCTTCGCGCCGGCGAGCTAA
- a CDS encoding response regulator transcription factor, producing MNLLVVEDDPAIGKALHIGFCEAGHECAWIKDGARGLAQARTRQFDAVVLDVMLPGCDGMEVLRALREDGIQTPVILLTALGAVGERVDGLQAGADDYVVKPFEFAELMARVEAVCRRAASRPAPTLTVGDVTLDLTTRRVRRNDREIDLTPTEFSLLEMLMRYAGQVVTRKMLCQHLWDADWEGETNVIEVHINRLRGKVDRGDDAPLIQTVRGRGYAFRAA from the coding sequence ATGAATCTGCTCGTCGTCGAAGACGACCCAGCGATCGGCAAAGCGCTGCACATTGGCTTCTGCGAAGCCGGACACGAATGCGCCTGGATCAAAGACGGGGCGCGTGGGCTGGCGCAGGCGCGCACGCGCCAGTTCGACGCCGTGGTGCTCGATGTCATGCTGCCCGGCTGCGATGGCATGGAGGTGCTCCGGGCGCTGCGCGAAGACGGCATCCAAACACCCGTGATCTTGCTGACGGCGCTGGGCGCGGTCGGCGAACGGGTCGATGGCCTGCAAGCCGGCGCCGACGACTATGTGGTCAAGCCGTTCGAATTCGCCGAGCTCATGGCCCGCGTCGAAGCAGTATGTCGCCGCGCGGCGTCGCGCCCGGCGCCCACGCTGACGGTCGGCGATGTGACCCTTGATCTCACCACTCGCCGCGTGCGACGGAACGATCGCGAAATCGACCTCACGCCCACCGAGTTCAGCCTCCTGGAAATGCTGATGCGTTACGCCGGCCAGGTCGTTACGCGCAAGATGCTCTGCCAGCATCTGTGGGACGCCGATTGGGAAGGCGAGACCAACGTCATCGAGGTGCATATCAATCGCCTGCGAGGCAAGGTCGACCGAGGCGACGACGCGCCGCTGATTCAAACGGTGCGAGGCCGTGGCTATGCGTTTCGCGCTGCCTAG
- a CDS encoding HAMP domain-containing protein, which translates to MRFALPSFFWRRSIRFRLLAWNSGVVLLLAASALVAVREGSRYTLIAELDERLHEDALEVRLAVQQFYPRIEAIRAELDRKAIGHAHYSMFIEIFDARGQLLASSVQTPNGTPALPGRPQEFSNWGAYRLATERFEAASLPPLAIRVGASRAPIQTEVAKLSRLILLVGLALLPLAIGGGYLLTNRALAPIARIIYTANRLRPTQMEERLPLRGTRDELDKLSLTINRLLDRIAEYLLKHREFVANAAHELRTPLAAIQATVEVGLGVDRDAEEYRELLYSTVDQCRQLGILVNQLLLLAESDSGRPITRHEQARLDQIAEKAVDMFRAAAEEREVRLEFASPGELTVPGDTLRLRQVVNNLLDNALKFTPAGGEVRVELGRDVARRAVVLRVSDTGIGIPGADLPHIFDRFYQVDKSRQREREIHGNGLGLSICHAIAAAHHGTIEISSQLGQGTTVTVTLPMRRGDESAAHSVAAAANG; encoded by the coding sequence ATGCGTTTCGCGCTGCCTAGCTTCTTTTGGCGCCGCTCGATCCGGTTTCGGCTGTTGGCCTGGAATTCCGGCGTGGTGCTGCTGCTGGCCGCCTCGGCCCTGGTGGCCGTGCGCGAAGGCTCGCGCTACACCCTCATCGCCGAGCTCGACGAACGTCTCCACGAAGACGCGCTCGAAGTGCGACTGGCGGTGCAGCAGTTCTATCCGCGCATCGAAGCGATTCGCGCCGAACTCGATCGCAAGGCGATCGGCCACGCGCATTACTCCATGTTCATCGAGATCTTCGATGCGCGTGGACAGCTCTTGGCTTCCAGCGTGCAAACGCCCAACGGCACGCCGGCGTTGCCCGGCCGGCCGCAAGAGTTTTCTAATTGGGGCGCCTACCGCCTGGCGACCGAGCGTTTTGAGGCCGCGTCATTGCCCCCATTGGCCATTCGCGTGGGCGCGTCGCGCGCGCCGATTCAAACCGAGGTCGCCAAGCTCAGCCGTCTGATCTTGCTGGTTGGCCTGGCCCTCTTGCCGCTGGCGATCGGCGGCGGGTATCTCCTGACCAATCGGGCGCTGGCGCCGATTGCGCGCATCATCTACACCGCCAATCGGCTGCGCCCCACGCAAATGGAAGAACGCCTGCCGCTCCGCGGCACGCGCGACGAGTTGGACAAGCTATCGCTCACGATCAATCGCCTGCTCGACCGCATCGCCGAATATCTGCTTAAGCATCGCGAGTTTGTGGCCAACGCCGCGCACGAACTGCGCACGCCGTTGGCCGCGATTCAAGCGACCGTCGAGGTGGGGCTGGGAGTCGATCGCGACGCCGAGGAATACCGCGAACTGCTCTACTCCACCGTCGACCAGTGCCGGCAGCTTGGCATACTGGTCAATCAATTGCTGCTGCTCGCCGAGAGCGACTCGGGCCGCCCCATCACGCGTCACGAACAGGCCCGCTTGGATCAAATCGCCGAGAAGGCGGTCGACATGTTCCGCGCGGCCGCCGAGGAGCGCGAGGTGCGCTTGGAGTTCGCATCGCCGGGCGAGCTGACGGTTCCCGGCGATACGCTGCGACTGCGGCAGGTGGTGAACAACTTGCTGGACAACGCCCTCAAATTCACGCCCGCCGGAGGCGAGGTTCGTGTCGAACTAGGGCGCGACGTGGCCCGCCGCGCCGTTGTGCTGCGCGTGTCCGACACCGGCATCGGCATTCCCGGCGCCGATTTGCCGCACATCTTCGACCGGTTCTATCAGGTCGACAAGTCGCGGCAACGAGAGCGCGAAATTCATGGCAATGGCCTGGGACTGAGCATCTGCCACGCGATCGCCGCCGCTCACCATGGGACCATCGAGATCAGCAGCCAACTCGGCCAGGGAACGACCGTCACGGTCACATTGCCAATGCGGCGAGGCGACGAATCCGCGGCCCACAGCGTGGCAGCCGCCGCGAATGGCTGA
- a CDS encoding Gfo/Idh/MocA family oxidoreductase, with amino-acid sequence MSAIDRRQFLARTAQAGAALGAGAALVNQRVARAAGPNDKIALAVVGIHGRGAMLAADFAKRPDCEIAYLCDVDESLFGDRAKPIEAAQGRAPKNVQDFRRALDDKAVDAIVVATPDHWHALATIWGCQAGKDVYVEKPISHSPWEGRKMVEAARRYNRIVQVGTQNRSAPYNQSAKKYIADGKLGRIHMVRVYNQKGWPNAKAVPDAETPAGLDFDMWSGPAALGKYNVNHHRGWNHFWNYSGGDIINDGVHQIDLARWLIGQDYPKTVYSVGGRFNEEGVFETPDTQIAVYEFDNLVMTFELTLYTPYMLKTDMELRNNQEMYPYWPQNAARIEIYGSEGLMYVGRHGGGWQVFDRPKSRQPVVAEQDNGPFPDPEHKENFCQAIRSRDLPSADIEEGHKSTLLCQLANISYRLGGEKLYFDPATETCKGSDKANALLKREYRSPWIVPETV; translated from the coding sequence ATGAGCGCAATCGATCGCCGGCAGTTTTTGGCTCGCACCGCTCAGGCCGGCGCGGCGCTGGGCGCCGGGGCAGCGCTAGTCAATCAACGAGTCGCGCGCGCGGCAGGGCCCAACGACAAGATCGCGTTGGCGGTGGTGGGGATTCACGGCCGCGGCGCGATGTTGGCGGCTGACTTCGCCAAGCGGCCCGATTGCGAAATCGCATATCTCTGCGATGTGGACGAGAGCCTCTTTGGCGATCGCGCCAAGCCGATCGAGGCGGCGCAGGGACGCGCGCCGAAGAATGTGCAAGACTTTCGCCGAGCGCTCGACGACAAGGCGGTCGACGCCATCGTGGTCGCCACGCCCGATCATTGGCACGCGCTGGCCACCATCTGGGGGTGTCAGGCGGGCAAAGACGTGTATGTGGAAAAGCCGATCAGCCACTCGCCGTGGGAAGGGCGAAAGATGGTGGAGGCGGCGCGGCGCTACAATCGCATCGTGCAGGTCGGCACGCAAAATCGCAGCGCGCCGTACAACCAAAGCGCCAAGAAATACATTGCCGACGGGAAACTGGGCCGCATCCACATGGTGCGAGTCTACAACCAGAAGGGTTGGCCCAACGCCAAGGCGGTCCCTGACGCCGAGACGCCGGCCGGGCTCGATTTTGACATGTGGAGCGGACCGGCCGCGCTCGGCAAGTACAACGTCAATCATCATCGCGGCTGGAATCATTTTTGGAACTACTCGGGCGGAGACATCATCAACGACGGAGTCCACCAGATCGACCTGGCTCGTTGGCTGATTGGTCAAGACTACCCCAAGACGGTTTATTCCGTCGGCGGTCGCTTCAACGAGGAAGGAGTGTTCGAGACGCCCGACACGCAGATCGCGGTTTATGAGTTCGACAACCTGGTGATGACATTCGAGTTGACGCTCTACACGCCGTATATGCTCAAGACCGACATGGAGCTGCGCAACAATCAGGAGATGTACCCTTATTGGCCGCAGAATGCCGCTCGGATCGAAATCTACGGCAGCGAAGGATTGATGTACGTGGGGCGGCATGGCGGCGGCTGGCAGGTGTTCGATCGTCCGAAATCGCGCCAACCGGTAGTCGCGGAGCAAGACAATGGGCCGTTCCCCGATCCTGAGCACAAGGAAAACTTCTGCCAGGCGATTCGCAGCCGCGATTTGCCAAGCGCCGACATCGAAGAAGGACACAAGAGCACGCTGTTGTGCCAACTGGCGAACATCAGCTATCGGCTAGGGGGAGAGAAGTTGTACTTCGACCCGGCCACGGAGACCTGCAAAGGAAGCGACAAGGCCAACGCCTTATTGAAGCGCGAGTATCGCTCGCCGTGGATCGTGCCCGAGACCGTGTAG
- a CDS encoding glycosyltransferase family 2 protein has translation MTAKFLTALPVFNERAHVSAVLDEVRRYSEHVLVVDDGSTDGTAELLAQRADVQVLTHAENQGYGAALISAFRYARQHNYDILVTIDCDGQHEPQRIPEFVEACRKQHADLVSGSRYLQMFPGDTEPPAERRRINEQITAELNRRLCLQLTDAFCGFKAYRVEALAQLQIDEPGYAMPLEVWVQAARAGLSIIELPVPLIYLDEKRSFGGALDDGATRLFYYHLVLDRSLARIGVPTGGIWTGTLCTGAAT, from the coding sequence ATGACAGCGAAATTTCTCACCGCCTTGCCCGTTTTCAATGAGCGCGCGCATGTCTCGGCAGTGCTCGACGAGGTGCGGCGCTACAGCGAGCACGTGCTGGTGGTGGACGATGGCTCAACCGACGGCACTGCGGAATTGTTGGCTCAGCGCGCGGACGTGCAGGTGCTGACGCATGCGGAGAACCAAGGTTACGGGGCCGCGCTGATTAGCGCCTTTCGCTATGCGCGGCAGCACAACTACGACATCCTGGTGACGATCGATTGCGACGGCCAGCACGAGCCGCAGCGCATTCCGGAATTCGTCGAGGCGTGCCGTAAGCAGCATGCGGACCTGGTTTCTGGCAGCCGCTATCTGCAAATGTTTCCCGGCGACACCGAGCCACCGGCCGAGCGACGCCGTATCAATGAGCAGATCACCGCCGAGTTGAACCGCCGCCTTTGTTTGCAATTGACCGACGCCTTTTGCGGGTTCAAGGCATATCGCGTCGAGGCGCTGGCTCAACTCCAGATCGACGAACCAGGTTACGCCATGCCGCTGGAGGTGTGGGTGCAGGCAGCGCGGGCCGGCTTGTCGATCATCGAATTGCCCGTGCCGCTGATTTATCTAGATGAAAAGCGATCGTTTGGCGGCGCGCTCGACGATGGCGCCACGCGGCTGTTTTATTACCACTTGGTTCTCGACCGCAGCCTTGCGCGGATCGGCGTACCGACCGGCGGCATCTGGACCGGAACCTTGTGTACGGGGGCGGCTACGTGA
- a CDS encoding sugar phosphate isomerase/epimerase has translation MGHHQTAVHRPGKQSHHQIGLVRGQFGNVPEDQWLDFIAQTGFDGWEEATWELDLARCDNDDGAKKYAEERVKKARKRGLEIFSLAAHLQGQALGDEPSAKTLQFLGGEAVEAYSRWRAAGNKPPRTDPYFVPDDVAEIARRQAAEALVRIVRLAHHIGQLEDRVIPVSGFVGSPAHCWSHWFLFPPLPRSLGGHDIPDVYQVSLDLLVERFAPVFNACLKYGTTFDLECHPSERAMGDIASAGQYLAAVDKAGFAKATGFNFDCSHMEWQGVSGVDFIREFGDRIHCAHIKGVQVIGHYTRNGRLGGHQPMGDKHNGWNFVTAGTARDSAPLEELFVELNRAGYSGAVSIEWEDNDVEQHAGARAALANVHRADQPPSGMRHDEQLKA, from the coding sequence ATGGGTCATCATCAAACGGCTGTTCATCGACCCGGCAAGCAATCGCACCACCAGATCGGTTTGGTCCGTGGGCAGTTTGGCAATGTGCCGGAAGACCAGTGGCTCGACTTTATCGCTCAAACCGGATTCGACGGCTGGGAAGAGGCTACCTGGGAGCTTGATCTGGCGCGCTGCGACAACGACGACGGCGCCAAAAAGTACGCCGAAGAGCGCGTGAAGAAAGCCCGCAAGCGCGGTTTAGAAATCTTTTCGCTCGCAGCGCACTTGCAGGGGCAGGCGTTAGGAGATGAGCCGAGCGCCAAGACGTTGCAGTTTTTAGGCGGCGAAGCAGTGGAGGCCTATAGCCGTTGGCGCGCCGCGGGCAATAAGCCCCCCAGAACCGATCCCTACTTTGTGCCAGACGATGTGGCTGAGATCGCGCGTCGGCAGGCCGCCGAAGCCTTGGTGCGCATTGTGCGACTCGCGCACCACATCGGCCAACTGGAGGACCGGGTGATTCCGGTGTCGGGCTTTGTCGGCTCGCCGGCGCACTGTTGGAGTCATTGGTTTCTGTTCCCGCCGTTGCCGCGCTCGCTCGGCGGACACGATATCCCCGATGTTTATCAAGTCAGCCTCGATTTATTGGTCGAGCGCTTTGCGCCGGTCTTCAACGCCTGCCTGAAATACGGCACAACCTTCGATCTGGAATGTCACCCCAGCGAGCGCGCCATGGGCGATATCGCCAGTGCCGGTCAATACCTGGCCGCGGTCGATAAGGCGGGCTTTGCCAAGGCGACCGGCTTCAATTTCGACTGCTCGCACATGGAGTGGCAAGGCGTGTCGGGCGTCGATTTCATCCGCGAGTTTGGCGATCGCATCCACTGTGCCCACATTAAAGGAGTTCAGGTGATTGGCCATTACACTCGCAATGGCCGCTTGGGCGGCCACCAGCCAATGGGTGACAAGCACAACGGCTGGAACTTCGTCACCGCCGGCACGGCGCGCGACTCGGCGCCGCTCGAAGAGCTATTCGTCGAACTCAATCGGGCCGGCTACTCGGGCGCGGTTTCCATCGAATGGGAAGACAACGACGTGGAGCAGCACGCCGGCGCGCGAGCCGCCTTGGCTAATGTGCATCGCGCCGACCAACCCCCAAGCGGCATGCGCCATGACGAGCAACTTAAGGCGTAG
- a CDS encoding TIM barrel protein, whose protein sequence is MSPIDRRAFLASSSVLAGAALAAPDARGAEEAVDISQIGKTPHTKFAVNIEMWWTKLPFLERFKKTAELGFPAVEFWPWRGKDIDQLADLSEKLGVEIAQFTVWGFTPGLNDPKNHDKFLREVEAGCEVAKKLRCRKMTVVGGNDQRGMTQEQMHQNIIDGLKKAAPIAEANQIMLILEPMNIRVDHKGHCLYGSPAPVRICREVNSPMVKINWDLYHMQISEGDLCRRLKESFDQVGYLQVADNPGRNEPGTGEVYFNRVLKEAIDLGYTDFVGLECRPLGDEVVAARRVAAADVW, encoded by the coding sequence ATGTCGCCAATTGATCGCCGCGCGTTTTTAGCCTCTTCATCGGTATTGGCGGGCGCAGCCCTGGCGGCGCCTGACGCACGCGGCGCAGAGGAAGCGGTGGACATCAGCCAAATTGGCAAGACGCCGCACACCAAGTTCGCGGTCAACATCGAGATGTGGTGGACCAAGCTGCCATTTCTGGAACGATTCAAGAAGACGGCGGAGTTGGGCTTTCCGGCGGTCGAGTTTTGGCCGTGGCGCGGCAAGGATATCGACCAGCTCGCCGACTTGTCGGAAAAACTAGGAGTCGAGATCGCGCAATTCACCGTCTGGGGCTTTACGCCGGGACTGAACGATCCGAAGAACCACGACAAGTTTTTGCGCGAGGTGGAGGCGGGTTGCGAGGTGGCCAAAAAGCTCCGCTGCCGCAAAATGACCGTGGTCGGCGGCAACGATCAACGCGGCATGACGCAGGAGCAGATGCACCAGAACATCATCGACGGACTCAAGAAAGCCGCGCCAATCGCCGAGGCGAATCAGATCATGCTGATTCTAGAGCCAATGAACATTCGTGTGGATCACAAAGGACACTGCCTTTACGGCAGCCCGGCGCCTGTGCGAATTTGCCGCGAAGTGAACTCGCCGATGGTGAAGATCAACTGGGATCTCTACCACATGCAGATCAGCGAAGGCGATCTGTGCCGACGCCTGAAGGAAAGTTTTGACCAAGTGGGCTACCTGCAAGTGGCCGACAATCCGGGACGCAACGAACCGGGCACCGGCGAGGTCTATTTCAATCGCGTGCTCAAGGAAGCGATTGATTTGGGATATACCGATTTCGTCGGGCTGGAATGCCGCCCGCTAGGCGACGAAGTCGTGGCGGCGCGGCGCGTGGCCGCGGCCGACGTATGGTAA
- a CDS encoding TRAM domain-containing protein: protein MPLLILRIVFVAVAAGLGVWLVNGGNEPFRFDLQEHPYAVLTGVLLIAGFVIAADVFVRRKRLDTVSAVYFGLIVGLLLTYVAFLALTPLPLQDDVRNALSLVIGMVLCYACISLLLQTRNDFRFIIPYVEFSKEVKGFKPFILDTSVIIDGRIADIVDTKIFDSQLIMPRFVLAELQAVADSSDRLKRGRGRRGLDILNRLSANKDVDFQMYDRELPEFVGQPVDMKLVLLAKHLEGKVITNDYNLNKVAQLHGVGVINLNDLANALKPIFLPGESMEVRIVKPGEEAGQGVGYLDDGTMVVVEAGRDQIGRTVKIAVTSVLQTSAGRMIFGRFDGPLAAGREQPAAHRH, encoded by the coding sequence ATGCCACTCCTTATATTGCGGATCGTATTCGTGGCTGTGGCCGCCGGACTGGGCGTTTGGCTAGTCAACGGCGGGAACGAGCCCTTTCGTTTCGATCTGCAGGAGCATCCCTACGCCGTTTTGACGGGGGTGCTGCTGATCGCCGGATTCGTGATCGCCGCCGACGTGTTTGTGCGCCGTAAACGGCTCGACACAGTGTCGGCGGTCTACTTCGGGCTGATCGTCGGCTTGTTGCTCACCTATGTGGCGTTTCTGGCGCTGACGCCGCTGCCGCTGCAAGACGACGTGCGGAACGCGCTGTCGCTAGTCATCGGCATGGTGCTCTGTTACGCCTGCATCAGTCTGTTGCTGCAAACGCGCAACGACTTTCGTTTCATCATTCCGTACGTGGAATTCTCCAAGGAAGTCAAAGGCTTTAAGCCGTTCATCTTGGACACCAGCGTAATCATCGATGGACGTATTGCCGACATCGTCGACACGAAGATCTTCGACAGTCAGCTCATCATGCCGCGCTTTGTACTGGCCGAATTGCAGGCAGTCGCCGACAGTTCAGATCGCTTAAAGCGCGGACGGGGACGGCGCGGACTGGACATTCTCAATCGTCTCTCCGCCAACAAGGACGTTGACTTTCAGATGTACGACCGCGAACTGCCCGAGTTCGTGGGTCAGCCCGTGGATATGAAGCTGGTGCTGCTGGCCAAGCACCTCGAAGGCAAAGTGATTACCAACGATTACAACCTGAACAAGGTGGCGCAATTGCACGGCGTAGGGGTCATTAACCTCAACGATCTGGCCAATGCGTTGAAGCCGATCTTCTTGCCCGGCGAATCGATGGAAGTGCGGATCGTCAAGCCGGGTGAAGAAGCGGGCCAAGGAGTGGGTTACCTCGACGATGGCACCATGGTGGTGGTTGAAGCGGGCCGCGACCAAATTGGGCGGACCGTCAAAATCGCAGTGACTAGCGTGCTGCAGACCAGCGCGGGACGCATGATTTTTGGCCGATTCGACGGCCCCTTGGCGGCAGGGCGCGAGCAGCCAGCCGCACATCGGCATTGA
- the dgt gene encoding dNTP triphosphohydrolase: protein MDRSFPFEQGAQVADRDNALLAPYALSAAQSRGRRYPEHDSPEWGPWEIDRQRVIRSAAFRRLSHKMQVFTGMMGDYHRTRLTHTLEVALVARSIGRSLRLNEDLIEVLALAHDLGHPPFGHAGEAVLNQCLKGVGGFCHNRHALRIVEELEHCSPQFPGLNLTLETLEGQRSRAQKSDLVLLEVQAVDAADSMAYNTHDVDDALKLGLLDPSDLDQLALWRDARKRVERHCAGLDAAELRGAVLQELIDLQLADLVEHTQRLLEEHDVRASDDTRSLGRLVRAGQDIGEQKRELQRFLYERVYRHPRVLAMRQTVEAILAELFEHFARRPDELPPHFQARAETAGVLQTVGDYLAGMTDRFAESEHLRVVARG from the coding sequence ATGGATCGCTCTTTTCCTTTCGAGCAGGGCGCTCAGGTGGCGGATCGCGACAACGCGCTGTTGGCCCCCTACGCCCTGTCGGCGGCGCAATCGCGCGGCCGGCGCTACCCGGAACACGATTCACCCGAGTGGGGGCCTTGGGAGATCGACCGCCAGCGCGTCATTCGCAGCGCGGCCTTTCGACGCCTGAGCCACAAGATGCAGGTCTTCACCGGGATGATGGGCGACTATCATCGCACTCGGCTCACGCACACACTGGAAGTGGCGCTGGTCGCTCGTTCGATCGGCCGATCGCTGCGGCTGAACGAAGATCTGATCGAGGTCTTGGCGCTGGCGCACGACCTGGGACATCCACCGTTCGGGCATGCCGGCGAGGCGGTGTTGAATCAATGCCTAAAGGGCGTGGGCGGCTTTTGCCACAATCGTCACGCGCTGCGGATTGTCGAGGAATTGGAACACTGCTCGCCGCAGTTCCCAGGCTTGAATCTGACGCTGGAGACATTGGAAGGCCAGCGGTCGCGGGCGCAGAAGAGCGATTTGGTGCTGCTTGAGGTGCAAGCTGTCGATGCAGCGGACAGCATGGCCTACAACACGCACGACGTGGATGACGCGCTGAAGCTCGGGTTGCTCGACCCGAGCGATCTGGACCAACTCGCGCTCTGGCGAGATGCGCGGAAGCGAGTCGAGCGGCACTGCGCTGGTTTGGACGCGGCGGAACTGCGCGGCGCAGTGTTGCAAGAACTGATCGACCTGCAATTGGCCGACCTGGTCGAACACACCCAGCGACTACTGGAAGAACACGACGTCCGCGCGAGCGACGACACCCGCTCGTTGGGTCGCCTGGTGCGCGCTGGTCAGGACATCGGCGAACAGAAGCGAGAATTGCAGCGGTTTCTTTACGAGCGCGTTTATCGCCATCCCCGTGTGTTGGCGATGCGGCAGACCGTGGAGGCAATTTTGGCGGAATTGTTCGAGCATTTTGCTCGGCGGCCCGATGAACTACCACCTCATTTTCAGGCGCGGGCAGAGACGGCGGGAGTGTTGCAAACCGTAGGAGACTACTTGGCCGGCATGACCGATCGTTTCGCCGAGTCGGAGCACCTGCGGGTTGTGGCACGGGGCTAG